A single region of the Rhizobium sp. NLR16a genome encodes:
- a CDS encoding type II toxin-antitoxin system RelE/ParE family toxin gives MTSTYRLTRTADAVLSGIDEYANLHFGEAQADAYLLDWDRIFILLSRVPSMGDECDALGAGLRRLLHMRHVAFYREIPDGILVIDIIGADRLAERHLQSNRRPRPATPHAP, from the coding sequence GTGACATCAACCTATAGGCTGACCCGAACGGCCGACGCCGTACTGTCAGGCATTGACGAGTATGCCAATCTGCATTTCGGCGAGGCGCAGGCGGATGCCTACCTTCTCGACTGGGACCGGATTTTCATACTTCTTTCGCGCGTGCCCTCCATGGGCGACGAGTGTGACGCGCTCGGCGCCGGCCTTCGCCGCCTCCTCCACATGCGCCACGTCGCCTTCTACCGGGAAATACCCGACGGCATACTCGTCATCGACATCATCGGCGCCGACCGACTTGCAGAAAGACATCTCCAATCCAACCGACGACCCCGACCGGCCACCCCCCATGCCCCATAA
- a CDS encoding branched-chain amino acid aminotransferase has product MTVTSASPEIKIELHKSPVSDADRIQALETPGFGKLFTDHMVLARWTADKGWHDAKVTPRRPLELDPASAVLHYAQEIFEGMKAYKADDGRILLFRPEENACRFAQSATRMAMPPVPEELFLKAVEALVRVDKAWIPSGDASLYLRPFMFANEAFLGVRPAQEYVFCIIASPVGAYFKGGAKAVSLWVETEYTRAANGGTGAAKCGGNYAASLVAQAEAAKRGCDQVVFLDAAEHRWVEELGGMNVFFVMNDGSMVTPPLGGTILPGITRASVIVLAEERGLRVEQRPYSFAEWQEDAASGRLVEAFACGTAAVLAGIGLVRHAGGEFLVGDGQTGKLTSELRQQLVSLQKGVTNDEHGWTRLIPV; this is encoded by the coding sequence ATGACCGTGACGTCGGCCTCTCCTGAAATCAAAATCGAACTCCACAAGTCTCCCGTCTCGGATGCCGACCGCATCCAGGCACTGGAGACGCCCGGCTTCGGGAAGCTCTTCACGGATCACATGGTCCTGGCCCGATGGACGGCCGACAAGGGCTGGCACGACGCGAAGGTTACGCCCAGGCGGCCCTTGGAGCTCGATCCCGCGAGCGCCGTGCTGCACTACGCGCAGGAAATCTTCGAGGGCATGAAAGCCTACAAAGCAGACGATGGCCGGATTCTGCTCTTTCGGCCTGAAGAGAACGCATGCCGCTTCGCGCAGTCGGCGACCCGCATGGCGATGCCTCCTGTGCCCGAAGAACTCTTTTTGAAGGCGGTCGAAGCACTGGTCCGCGTCGACAAGGCCTGGATTCCGTCCGGCGACGCCAGCCTTTACCTCCGCCCCTTCATGTTCGCCAACGAGGCGTTTCTCGGCGTTCGTCCGGCTCAGGAATATGTCTTCTGCATCATCGCCTCTCCGGTCGGCGCCTACTTCAAGGGCGGCGCGAAGGCCGTCTCCCTGTGGGTCGAGACCGAATACACCCGTGCAGCCAACGGCGGCACCGGCGCTGCAAAATGCGGCGGAAATTACGCTGCCAGCCTGGTGGCGCAAGCGGAAGCCGCGAAGAGGGGTTGCGATCAGGTCGTCTTCCTCGATGCCGCGGAGCATCGCTGGGTCGAAGAACTCGGCGGCATGAACGTCTTCTTCGTGATGAATGATGGATCGATGGTGACCCCGCCCCTTGGCGGCACGATCCTGCCGGGCATCACCCGGGCTTCCGTCATCGTGCTCGCCGAAGAAAGGGGCTTGCGCGTGGAGCAGCGTCCCTACTCCTTCGCGGAATGGCAAGAGGATGCCGCCAGTGGCAGGCTCGTCGAAGCCTTCGCTTGCGGCACTGCCGCAGTCCTGGCGGGCATCGGCCTGGTTCGACATGCCGGCGGCGAGTTTCTGGTCGGAGACGGACAGACCGGCAAGCTGACCAGCGAACTGCGCCAGCAGCTCGTCAGTCTGCAGAAGGGCGTAACGAACGATGAGCACGGCTGGACGCGCCTCATCCCGGTCTGA
- a CDS encoding sorbosone dehydrogenase family protein: MMRSLILGPSVLLLFFGFGTSAQEAEFDLSQQIGPNPILPEPSSSLISDLKVAEVVDWKEGETPAVPDGLKVTAYAKGLANPRTVHTLPNGDVLVVQSRGPTGEPTSRPKDLIRGWIMSIAHGGSGEQKESNIITLLRDTNRDGTVDERHDLLKKLDSPFGLAWINNTLYVATTSAILAYPYELGRNDITAQPKILTPLPGGPINHHWTKDLALSPDGLTLYVSVGSNSNIVENGLEAEKGRAAVWQVDRQTGAARVFASGLRNPNGLTFNPETGALWVVVNERDELGPNLVPDYMTSVEDGAFYGWPWSYYGNHVDARVHPPRTDMIEKAIRPDYALSSHVAALGLTFSMNSALPAAYANGAFIGEHGSWNRNSFNGYKVVFVPFQNGKPSGKAQDVVTGFIQGDQAKGRPVGVGIDGTGALLVADDAGNTVWRVASSDGKVTPQPIGTDQLSGNPQGSTNSKTAPTFASNPGIGTEPTNSTAQTQGHQASVDERLTGQKPLSGLPDKFQPGPMQIAPAAGP, translated from the coding sequence ATGATGAGGTCCCTCATTCTCGGCCCGTCGGTTCTGTTGCTTTTCTTCGGATTCGGCACGTCGGCGCAGGAGGCCGAATTCGATCTGTCGCAGCAGATCGGCCCGAACCCGATTCTGCCTGAGCCGTCTTCCTCCCTGATATCTGATCTGAAGGTCGCGGAAGTGGTCGACTGGAAGGAAGGAGAGACGCCTGCCGTTCCCGATGGCTTGAAGGTCACTGCCTATGCGAAGGGCCTTGCCAATCCGCGCACGGTCCATACCCTGCCCAACGGCGACGTGCTCGTCGTCCAGTCCCGCGGCCCGACCGGCGAACCGACCTCGCGGCCGAAGGATCTCATCCGCGGCTGGATCATGTCTATCGCCCACGGCGGCAGCGGTGAACAGAAAGAGAGCAATATCATTACGCTGCTGCGTGACACCAATCGCGACGGCACCGTCGATGAACGCCATGACCTGCTGAAGAAGCTCGATTCTCCCTTCGGCCTTGCCTGGATAAACAATACGCTTTACGTCGCCACGACGAGCGCCATCCTTGCCTACCCTTACGAACTCGGCCGGAACGACATCACCGCGCAGCCGAAAATCCTGACGCCGCTTCCCGGCGGCCCGATCAATCATCATTGGACAAAGGATCTGGCCCTCAGCCCCGACGGCCTGACGCTCTATGTCTCGGTCGGTTCGAATTCCAACATCGTCGAGAACGGGCTGGAGGCAGAGAAAGGCCGTGCAGCGGTCTGGCAGGTCGACCGGCAAACCGGCGCCGCCCGCGTTTTCGCCTCCGGTCTGCGCAATCCGAACGGTCTCACCTTCAATCCCGAAACGGGGGCGCTCTGGGTTGTCGTCAATGAGCGTGACGAGCTCGGCCCAAACCTCGTTCCCGACTATATGACCTCTGTGGAGGACGGCGCCTTCTACGGCTGGCCGTGGAGCTACTACGGCAATCACGTCGACGCTCGCGTTCATCCGCCCCGAACCGATATGATCGAAAAGGCAATCCGACCGGACTACGCCCTGTCCAGCCATGTTGCCGCGCTCGGATTGACCTTCTCGATGAATTCCGCGCTGCCAGCCGCATACGCCAACGGCGCCTTCATCGGCGAGCACGGCAGCTGGAACCGGAATAGCTTCAATGGCTACAAAGTAGTCTTCGTACCGTTCCAGAATGGCAAGCCATCTGGCAAGGCCCAGGACGTCGTCACTGGCTTTATCCAGGGCGATCAGGCAAAGGGGCGGCCGGTCGGAGTGGGGATCGATGGGACGGGAGCGCTGCTTGTTGCAGATGATGCCGGCAACACCGTTTGGCGCGTCGCTTCATCCGACGGCAAAGTCACGCCGCAGCCAATTGGCACCGATCAGCTATCGGGGAATCCACAAGGCTCGACGAATTCGAAAACAGCGCCGACCTTCGCTTCGAACCCCGGCATCGGAACGGAACCGACGAATTCCACCGCCCAAACCCAGGGACACCAGGCCTCGGTCGACGAGCGCTTGACCGGCCAAAAACCACTTTCCGGACTGCCGGACAAGTTTCAGCCTGGGCCGATGCAGATTGCCCCTGCGGCCGGCCCCTAA
- a CDS encoding PLP-dependent aminotransferase family protein, protein MLNWDTMFASRSSRMRASEIRELLKLLDQPDIISFAGGIPDPALFPADEFQRAYADIFSGAAVNSALQYSVSEGYKPLREWLAGQMAALGIPCELDNVFIVSGSQQGLDYLGKLFLSPNDTALVTWPTYLGALQAFNAYEPAYDQLTLNGNRTPESYRVAAAAAGGKVKFAYLSADFSNPTGETVDLDGRKKVLALAEELDVAVIEDAAYQSLRYDGDPIPPILALEIAEKGHINDTRTIYCGSFSKTLAPGLRVGFIVANAPVIRKLVLMKQAADLHSSTINQMAISDVAVRGFNKQVAKIKAVYSHRRDCMLAALQKYMPEGTGWTKPEGGMFIWITLPEGMDGAKLLAKSLETAKVAFVPGNAFFADGSGANTFRVSFSCANEQMIEDGIGRLGRLIAEEIGG, encoded by the coding sequence ATGCTGAACTGGGACACCATGTTTGCGTCGCGATCGTCGCGCATGCGCGCATCCGAAATCCGCGAGCTCCTGAAGCTTCTCGACCAGCCTGACATCATTTCCTTTGCTGGCGGCATTCCGGATCCGGCGCTGTTTCCAGCCGACGAATTCCAGCGGGCCTATGCGGATATTTTCTCGGGTGCTGCGGTCAACTCGGCGCTGCAATATTCGGTCAGCGAAGGATACAAGCCGCTGCGCGAATGGCTGGCCGGGCAGATGGCGGCGCTCGGCATTCCCTGCGAACTCGACAACGTCTTCATCGTTTCCGGCTCGCAGCAGGGGCTCGATTATCTCGGCAAGCTCTTCCTGTCGCCCAATGATACCGCGCTCGTGACCTGGCCGACCTATCTTGGCGCCCTGCAGGCCTTCAACGCCTATGAACCGGCCTACGACCAACTGACGCTGAACGGCAACCGGACACCCGAATCCTATCGCGTTGCCGCGGCCGCTGCCGGCGGCAAGGTGAAGTTCGCCTATCTCTCGGCGGATTTTTCCAATCCGACCGGCGAAACGGTCGATCTCGATGGCCGCAAGAAGGTGTTGGCGCTTGCCGAAGAACTCGACGTCGCCGTCATCGAAGATGCTGCCTATCAGTCGCTGCGTTACGATGGCGATCCGATCCCGCCGATCCTGGCGCTCGAAATAGCCGAAAAGGGCCATATCAACGATACGCGCACGATCTATTGCGGCAGCTTCTCCAAGACCCTCGCGCCCGGCCTTCGCGTCGGCTTCATCGTCGCCAATGCGCCCGTCATCCGCAAGCTGGTGCTGATGAAGCAGGCGGCCGACCTGCATTCCTCGACGATCAACCAGATGGCGATATCGGATGTCGCCGTGCGCGGCTTCAACAAGCAGGTCGCCAAGATCAAAGCGGTCTACAGCCATCGCCGCGACTGCATGCTGGCAGCGCTCCAGAAGTACATGCCCGAGGGCACGGGCTGGACGAAACCGGAAGGCGGCATGTTCATCTGGATCACGCTGCCGGAAGGCATGGACGGCGCCAAGCTGCTGGCGAAATCGCTCGAAACGGCTAAGGTCGCCTTCGTGCCCGGCAACGCGTTCTTCGCCGACGGCTCCGGCGCCAACACCTTCCGCGTCAGCTTCTCCTGCGCGAATGAGCAGATGATCGAGGATGGGATTGGTCGGTTGGGTAGGTTGATCGCTGAGGAAATTGGTGGGTGA
- a CDS encoding DNA-directed RNA polymerase subunit alpha C-terminal domain-containing protein — MPQVSQKRTKIGGGDTEDPLLTTCLAGWIARSLGRSGIHRMSQLADMKNAELLQLPGIGPRSVEQIRSAIRKFKRNRTHISAAQSKQ; from the coding sequence ATGCCGCAGGTATCTCAAAAGCGGACGAAGATTGGAGGGGGAGATACCGAAGATCCCTTATTGACCACCTGTCTCGCTGGATGGATCGCCCGTTCGCTCGGCAGAAGCGGAATTCACCGAATGAGCCAATTGGCAGATATGAAGAACGCTGAACTCCTCCAACTCCCGGGGATCGGCCCCCGGTCCGTCGAGCAGATACGGTCGGCGATCAGAAAATTCAAACGTAACCGAACACACATCTCGGCGGCACAGTCGAAGCAATGA
- a CDS encoding inositol-3-phosphate synthase encodes MRSKSIRVGLVGVGNCASSLVQGLTYYDNARENEPVPGLMHIDLGGYHVHDIEISAAFDVAASKVGRDVAEAIYAEPNNTQRFADVAPLGVEVNRGRTMDGIGRYLKDRIEESTEPSADVAEILRQTRTDVLVSYLPVGSEEATKWYAEQALAAGCAFINCIPVFIASKPEWQQKFAARKLPIIGDDIKSQVGATIVHRMLVNLFRERGVRVDRTYQLNFGGNTDFLNMLERERLESKKISKTQSVTSQLDIPLPADDVHVGPSDHVPWLTDRKWAYIRLEGTTFGGVPLNAELKLEVWDSPNSAGVVIDAIRCAKLALDRGLGGALTGPSSYFMKSPPQQFTDYEARRRTQNFIDDQEDVLRGAAE; translated from the coding sequence ATGCGTTCGAAATCCATTCGCGTTGGATTGGTGGGAGTTGGCAATTGCGCCTCGTCATTGGTTCAAGGACTTACCTACTATGATAACGCCCGGGAAAACGAGCCGGTTCCAGGCCTCATGCACATTGATCTCGGTGGATATCACGTGCACGATATTGAGATATCCGCAGCCTTCGATGTCGCGGCTTCAAAGGTAGGGCGCGATGTCGCGGAAGCGATCTACGCCGAGCCAAACAACACGCAACGTTTCGCAGATGTCGCTCCGCTCGGGGTCGAGGTGAATCGCGGCAGAACGATGGATGGGATAGGGAGATATCTTAAGGATCGGATCGAGGAATCGACGGAGCCTTCAGCGGACGTGGCGGAAATCCTCAGGCAAACCCGCACGGACGTGCTGGTTTCGTATCTTCCCGTTGGCTCGGAAGAAGCAACGAAGTGGTACGCCGAACAGGCGCTCGCGGCAGGTTGCGCCTTTATCAATTGCATTCCGGTCTTCATAGCCTCCAAACCGGAATGGCAGCAGAAGTTCGCCGCCCGAAAGCTGCCGATCATCGGCGACGACATCAAGAGCCAGGTGGGGGCGACCATCGTCCACAGAATGCTCGTCAATCTCTTCCGCGAACGGGGCGTCCGTGTAGATCGGACCTACCAGCTCAATTTCGGCGGAAACACCGATTTTCTCAATATGCTCGAGCGCGAGCGGCTGGAATCAAAGAAAATCTCCAAGACCCAGTCGGTCACCAGCCAATTGGACATTCCGCTTCCTGCAGACGATGTACATGTCGGGCCGAGTGACCATGTTCCGTGGCTCACCGATAGGAAATGGGCCTATATTCGGCTCGAGGGTACCACTTTCGGGGGCGTGCCGCTCAATGCAGAGCTCAAGCTTGAGGTGTGGGACTCGCCCAATTCCGCCGGCGTGGTCATCGATGCAATACGCTGCGCCAAACTGGCCCTCGACCGAGGCCTAGGCGGAGCTCTGACAGGGCCGTCGAGCTATTTCATGAAATCGCCGCCGCAGCAGTTCACCGATTACGAGGCCCGCCGCCGAACGCAGAACTTCATCGATGACCAGGAGGATGTTCTGCGCGGAGCCGCGGAATGA
- a CDS encoding transcriptional regulator, with product MAKMTISLPNNLADYISRCVASGRYDSADAFVAELIVKDQDHRKLDDDELREILRQAEESGISDRRIHDILLETKVKLRDINL from the coding sequence ATGGCGAAAATGACGATCTCGCTTCCGAATAATCTGGCGGATTACATCTCGCGCTGTGTCGCAAGCGGCAGATACGACAGCGCCGACGCATTCGTGGCGGAGCTGATCGTGAAGGACCAGGACCACCGTAAGCTCGACGACGACGAACTGCGCGAGATCCTGAGGCAGGCCGAGGAGAGCGGTATCAGCGACCGGCGCATTCACGATATCCTGTTGGAAACGAAGGTGAAGCTGCGTGACATCAACCTATAG
- a CDS encoding DUF2231 domain-containing protein, with amino-acid sequence MAILSPNDRDATAYPIQSLFVPFPFVCFTLALATDIAFWQSNNLMWQNFSAWLLCAGLVFGAIAILAGLIDLARPRTRPLRSAFPSVLLYLIILVLAFLNSLVHAGDGWTAVVPYGLTLSAVTSALCLVAVAVSARKYARLAWRI; translated from the coding sequence ATGGCTATACTTTCCCCCAACGATCGGGACGCGACCGCCTATCCGATACAGTCGCTCTTCGTCCCGTTCCCTTTCGTCTGCTTCACGCTTGCGCTCGCGACCGATATCGCCTTCTGGCAGAGCAACAACCTCATGTGGCAGAACTTCTCCGCCTGGCTGTTGTGCGCCGGCCTGGTGTTCGGCGCGATTGCGATCCTGGCTGGCTTGATTGACCTTGCGCGGCCCCGCACCCGTCCGCTGCGGTCGGCTTTCCCGTCTGTGCTTCTCTACCTGATCATCCTCGTCCTCGCCTTCCTGAACAGCCTTGTCCATGCCGGCGACGGATGGACTGCCGTGGTTCCCTATGGGCTGACGCTCTCGGCCGTTACATCAGCGCTTTGCCTGGTGGCAGTCGCTGTTTCTGCCCGCAAATATGCCAGATTGGCCTGGAGGATATGA
- a CDS encoding class I SAM-dependent methyltransferase — protein sequence MPHNSTSAFYDNNAEIYANRARSLPKQKLDAFLARLAPGAAILELGCGGGQDSAYMLSQGFDVTPTDGSPELAAQAEARIGRKVKVMLFEDLNAQAAFDGVWAEASLLHVPRSALPDIFARIHRALRTGGILHASFKSGEAEGHDGFGRYYNYPSADWLSALLRAGGWRNLAVEESDGGGYDGKPTRWLIVSAQR from the coding sequence ATGCCCCATAACAGCACCTCCGCCTTCTACGACAACAACGCAGAGATATACGCCAACCGCGCGCGCAGCCTGCCGAAACAGAAGCTCGACGCCTTTCTTGCCCGACTTGCGCCGGGAGCCGCGATCCTCGAACTTGGCTGCGGCGGCGGCCAGGACAGCGCCTACATGCTCTCTCAAGGCTTTGACGTGACGCCAACCGACGGCTCACCCGAACTCGCAGCACAGGCCGAGGCGCGAATCGGCAGGAAGGTCAAGGTCATGCTGTTTGAGGATCTCAACGCCCAGGCCGCGTTCGACGGCGTCTGGGCCGAAGCGAGTCTCCTTCATGTCCCGAGATCGGCCCTGCCCGACATCTTCGCCCGTATTCACCGCGCGCTCAGAACCGGCGGCATCCTCCACGCAAGCTTCAAGTCGGGAGAAGCCGAAGGGCATGATGGCTTCGGGCGCTATTACAACTATCCATCCGCCGATTGGCTGTCGGCGCTTCTGAGGGCAGGCGGCTGGCGCAACCTCGCCGTCGAGGAAAGCGACGGCGGCGGATATGACGGCAAGCCGACCCGCTGGCTCATCGTGAGTGCGCAACGATAA
- a CDS encoding TIGR04290 family methyltransferase yields the protein MNEKARLESDIAALRPWFHNLRINGVQTAPDHFLGDYPSFKWAHFQQVVPEDLRGCSVLDIGCNAGFYSLEMKRRNAGRVVGIDSDPHYLRQAEFAARQTGEDIEFKLMSVYEVEKLKERFDLVLFMGVLYHLRHPLLALDLLHEHVVGGQMLFQCMQRGEEEVAALSENYDFFNTTIFEQRGFPKVYFVEQRYAGDPTNWFIPNKAAVEAMLRSAGFVIRANPEREVYLVEHGTRHPMAEPPPSFADKLPDRRSHGPINGGRRSR from the coding sequence ATGAACGAGAAGGCTCGACTGGAAAGCGACATCGCAGCCCTGAGGCCATGGTTTCACAACCTGCGAATTAACGGCGTTCAGACAGCACCTGATCATTTCCTTGGTGACTACCCCTCCTTCAAATGGGCCCACTTTCAGCAGGTTGTGCCTGAAGATCTCCGGGGGTGCAGCGTTCTCGACATCGGCTGCAACGCCGGGTTCTATTCACTTGAAATGAAAAGAAGAAATGCCGGACGGGTCGTCGGAATCGATTCCGACCCGCATTACCTCAGGCAAGCCGAGTTCGCAGCCAGACAGACAGGTGAGGATATCGAGTTCAAGCTGATGTCGGTGTACGAGGTGGAAAAACTGAAGGAGAGATTTGACCTGGTCCTTTTCATGGGTGTCCTTTATCACCTGCGGCATCCGCTGCTGGCGCTCGACCTTCTGCATGAGCATGTTGTCGGCGGCCAGATGCTGTTTCAATGCATGCAGCGCGGTGAAGAGGAAGTCGCGGCACTCAGCGAAAACTACGACTTCTTCAACACGACAATATTTGAGCAGCGCGGCTTTCCCAAAGTGTATTTCGTGGAACAACGTTACGCTGGCGACCCGACCAATTGGTTCATTCCGAACAAGGCGGCGGTCGAAGCGATGCTGAGAAGCGCCGGGTTTGTCATTCGTGCCAATCCGGAACGTGAAGTTTATCTGGTGGAACATGGAACTCGCCACCCGATGGCGGAACCGCCTCCGTCATTTGCTGATAAACTGCCAGATCGCCGCAGTCATGGTCCAATCAATGGCGGCAGGCGGTCCAGGTAA